From one Humulus lupulus chromosome 8, drHumLupu1.1, whole genome shotgun sequence genomic stretch:
- the LOC133794117 gene encoding L-type lectin-domain containing receptor kinase IX.1-like, with amino-acid sequence MLLILTKKDSEKHPLNMAILLHKNKLNELSSTFVPTICFFSIKITSNIARTTSTMVLFNQSSYLLPAQTFKDFLIKIAFFMLLLTKGNSVFFNFSSFEPNMPDIFFQGEAFANGVLQLTRNDAIASLESSVGRASYAKPIQLWDAKTGRLTDFITHFSFTIQALNETLYGDGMSFFIAPFDSEIPQNSSGGRLALFSPQTSFNKSANSIVAVEFDSFQDEWDPSSDHVGINVNSIVSDANVTWSSSIKDGRQANAWVSYDSASHNLSVFLTYANNPIFSGNSSLSHKVDLSKILPEKVRVGFSAATGQWVELHNVRSWSFNSTLEATDENGGSSAGLIIGLVVGFAVLGCGLLLLWFIFRRRRAAKEMEVEEYDESIDGEFGETGPKRYTYRELSLATNNFSEEGKLGQGGFGGVYKGLLSESNTEVAVKRVSKGSQQGKKEYVSEVKIISRLRHRNLVQLIGWCHTQGEFLLVYEYLPNGSLDHHLFGGKPTLTWIVRYRIALGLASSLLYLHEEWEQCVVHRDIKSSNVMLDSNFNTKLGDFGLARLADHEFGLQTTVVAGTMGYMAPECITTGKASKESDVYSFGVVALEICCGRRPVERNTEPSKVSLVEWVWELYGKGQVLEAADKRLCMEFNERQMESLMVAGLWCCHPDPSFRPSIKQVVNILNFESPLPNLPPKLPRPMYFAPSMNIYSTTSYTTSDTTSSTRDQFQYTSSGSYLTDSSTSPGLSRPIQTISES; translated from the coding sequence ATGCTACTAATATTGACCAAGAAAGATTCAGAAAAGCATCCGTTGAATATGGCTATTTTACTCCATAAAAACAAGTTAAATGAATTGTCATCAACCTTTGTACCAACCATATGCTTCTTCTCCATCAAAATAACCTCTAACATTGCTAGAACCACATCAACAATGGTTCTCTTCAACCAAAGTTCATACCTTCTCCCAGCACAAACTTTCAaggattttctcatcaaaattgCTTTCTTCATGTTGCTTCTAACAAAAGGCAATTCAGTTTTCTTCAACTTCAGCTCATTTGAGCCAAACATGCCTGACATATTCTTCCAAGGTGAAGCCTTCGCAAATGGTGTTCTGCAGCTCACAAGGAACGATGCTATTGCCTCTCTTGAGAGCAGTGTTGGCCGAGCCTCATATGCCAAGCCAATCCAGCTTTGGGATGCCAAAACTGGAAGGCTCACAGACTTCATCACCCATTTCTCCTTCACCATCCAGGCACTCAACGAAACATTGTATGGAGATGGCATGTCCTTCTTCATTGCACCCTTCGATTCTGAAATTCCCCAGAATTCATCGGGTGGACGCCTCGCGCTCTTCAGTCCTCAAACTTCTTTCAACAAGTCTGCCAACAGTATTGTTGCGGTTGAGTTTGATAGTTTTCAAGATGAATGGGATCCGAGCTCTGATCATGTTGGAATCAATGTCAATTCCATTGTTTCAGATGCAAATGTCACATGGAGTAGTAGTATCAAAGATGGAAGACAAGCAAATGCTTGGGTGAGCTATGACTCAGCTTCTCACAATTTGAGTGTCTTTCTTACATATGCTAATAATCCCATCTTCAGTGGGAACTCTAGTCTTTCACATAAAGTGGATTTGAGCAAAATCTTGCCTGAAAAAGTTCGGGTTGGCTTCTCTGCAGCCACTGGCCAATGGGTTGAATTACATAATGTTCGCTCTTGGTCTTTTAACTCTACTTTGGAGGCTACAGATGAGAATGGAGGAAGCAGTGCTGGACTCATAATTGGTTTAGTTGTAGGTTTTGCTGTATTGGGTTGTGGTTTACTACTACTTTGGTTCATCTTTCGGAGGAGAAGGGCAGCTAAGGAAATGGAAGTGGAGGAATATGATGAGTCTATTGATGGTGAATTTGGAGAAACTGGGCCAAAGAGGTATACTTACCGTGAACTAAGCCTTGCAACAAACAACTTTTCTGAAGAAGGGAAGCTTGGACAGGGAGGATTTGGAGGTGTGTATAAAGGTTTGTTAAGTGAATCAAATACAGAAGTGGCAGTTAAGAGGGTATCCAAAGGATCACAGCAAGGCAAAAAGGAGTATGTTTCCGAGGTAAAAATCATCAGTCGTTTGAGGCATAGGAATTTGGTTCAACTCATTGGTTGGTGTCACACACAAGGCGAGTTCCTTCTTGTCTATGAATATTTGCCTAATGGAAGCCTTGATCACCATCTCTTTGGAGGGAAACCAACACTAACATGGATAGTAAGATATAGAATAGCTCTTGGATTGGCATCTTCCCTGCTGTATCTTCACGAAGAATGGGAACAGTGTGTGGTGCATAGAGATATCAAGTCGAGCAATGTAATGTTAGATTCAAACTTCAACACCAAGCTAGGAGATTTCGGTCTGGCCCGGCTTGCAGACCACGAATTCGGTTTACAAACAACTGTTGTGGCAGGCACCATGGGCTATATGGCTCCAGAGTGTATCACTACTGGAAAAGCTAGCAAAGAGTCCGATGTCTACAGCTTTGGTGTGGTTGCCCTTGAAATCTGTTGTGGAAGAAGACCAGTTGAACGAAACACAGAACCGAGCAAAGTGAGTCTTGTGGAATGGGTGTGGGAGTTGTATGGAAAAGGGCAAGTTCTTGAAGCTGCTGACAAGAGATTATGTATGGAATTCAATGAGAGGCAGATGGAGAGCTTGATGGTAGCTGGGTTATGGTGTTGTCATCCTGATCCTTCTTTCAGGCCTTCTATCAAACAAGTGGTCAACATTCTGAATTTCGAATCTCCACTGCCTAATCTCCCACCAAAGTTACCTAGACCTATGTATTTTGCTCCTTCAATGAACATATATTCTACTACCTCTTATACAACATCTGACACTACAAGTTCAACAAGGGATCAATTCCAGTATACATCATCAGGTAGTTACCTCACAGATTCATCTACATCTCCTGGTCTTTCTAGACCTATACAAACTATCTCAGAAAGTTGA
- the LOC133794118 gene encoding L-type lectin-domain containing receptor kinase IX.1-like, whose amino-acid sequence MEYVLSSYNFMVLVKLITLTFFFLLEKSSSLYFNFSSFPQNDDIDIRFEEDAFRAGGALQLTKNQADGMLNSSYGRASYKKEVQLWDPKTKVVTNFSTHFKFIIDGLNTSNNGDGLAFFIAPFESNIPVSSSGGYLGLISPESWNDSSSTNPFVAVEFDTFENFWDPDPRTPKSHVGINVNSIISTTNVTTKTSMSNGSRVANAQVNYNSASQNLSVFLSYDGDDTGETISLSSVVDLTPLGEVVRVGFSAATGSSVQIHKVLSWSFNSTWDISTNAVAEAPGPSPETLKPTSETTKGQNVWRIGLGLGVGLGILCCGVGLVWFMLWRKRVGREAEDEDENYDVSIDGEFERGAGPKRFTYRELSQATNNFSQYGKLGEGGFGGVYKGVLSESNTEIAVKKVSEGSTQGKKEYISEVKIISRLRHRNLVQLIGWCHRGDEFLLVYEYLPNGSLDKHIFGGESILPWETRHKIALGLASSLLYLHEEWEQCVVHRDIKSSNIMLDLHFNAKLGDFGLARLVDHERGLDTTVLAGTRGYLAPECVTTGKASKESDVYSFGVVALEICCGRKSIVPNPEDPKKVRLVEWVWELYGRGQLLEAVDKGLVSVEYNVREMECVMIVGLWCCHPDPTCRPSIKQVMSALNFEAALPNLPPTLPVPMYYMPAFSISSLDSYSSSSVVTGSSTTASTTSANSSTSKPLLKFSVGD is encoded by the coding sequence ATGGAGTACGTTCTTAGCTCATATAATTTTATGGTTCTGGTCAAGCTAATCACTCTTACCTTCTTCTTCCTACTCGAAAAAAGCTCTTCACTTTACTTCAACTTCTCCAGTTTCCCTCAAAATGATGACATCGACATTAGATTTGAAGAGGACGCCTTCAGAGCCGGCGGGGCTCTACAGCTCACAAAAAATCAAGCCGATGGTATGCTTAATTCTAGTTATGGTCGAGCATCGTACAAAAAGGAGGTCCagctttgggatcccaaaacaaaagtAGTTACAAACTTCTCTACTCATTTCAAATTTATCATTGATGGACTCAACACATCTAATAATGGTGATGGCTTAGCGTTCTTCATTGCGCCGTTCGAGTCAAACATCCCAGTCAGTTCATCTGGCGGATACCTTGGACTGATAAGCCCCGAATCTTGGAATGATTCGAGCAGTACTAATCCTTTTGTCGCAGTGGAGTTCGATACTTTTGAGAATTTTTGGGATCCTGACCCCCGTACCCCTAAAAGTCATGTTGGGATCAATGTTAATTCCATTATCTCAACAACAAATGTCACAACGAAAACTAGCATGAGTAATGGATCTAGAGTGGCAAATGCTCAGGTAAATTACAACTCTGCTTCACAAaatctaagtgtgtttctaagtTATGATGGTGATGATACTGGTGAAACCATTAGTCTTTCGAGTGTTGTAGATTTGACACCCTTGGGAGAAGTGGTGAGAGTTGGTTTCTCTGCAGCTACCGGCTCGTCGGTTCAAATACATAAAGTTTTGTCTTGGTCATTCAACTCAACCTGGGATATTAGCACTAACGCAGTCGCAGAAGCTCCTGGCCCGAGCCCCGAAACTCTTAAACCAACCTCGGAAACTACTAAGGGCCAAAATGTATGGAGGATTGGTTTGGGTTTGGGTGTGGGTTTGGGGATTCTATGTTGTGGAGTAGGTTTGGTATGGTTCATGTTGTGGAGAAAGAGAGTTGGCAGGGAAGCAGAAGATGAGGACGAAAATTATGATGTTTCCATCGATGGAGAATTCGAGAGAGGGGCTGGGCCCAAGAGGTTTACTTACCGCGAACTAAGCCAGGCAACAAACAACTTTTCCCAATATGGGAAGCTTGGAGAGGGAGGCTTTGGAGGTGTCTACAAGGGCGTCTTGAGCGAATCAAACACTGAAATCGCGGTTAAGAAGGTGTCTGAAGGATCAACACAGGGGAAGAAAGAGTACATTTCTGAGGTCAAAATTATAAGTCGTTTAAGACATAGAAATTTAGTTCAACTTATTGGTTGGTGCCACAGAGGAGATGAGTTCCTTCTTGTCTACGAATATTTACCAAACGGAAGCCTTGACAAACACATATTCGGTGGGGAGAGCATTCTACCATGGGAAACAAGGCATAAAATAGCCCTTGGTTTGGCCTCATCTCTTTTGTACCTTCACGAAGAATGGGAACAATGTGTGGTGCATAGAGATATTAAGTCAAGTAATATCATGTTGGATTTACACTTCAATGCCAAACTAGGAGACTTTGGGCTGGCAAGGCTTGTCGACCATGAAAGGGGCCTAGACACAACTGTGTTAGCTGGAACAAGAGGTTACCTGGCCCCGGAGTGTGTCACTACGGGCAAGGCTAGCAAGGAATCTGATGTTTATAGCTTTGGCGTGGTTGCACTAGAAATCTGCTGTGGCAGGAAGTCAATTGTGCCAAACCCAGAAGATCCAAAGAAAGTGAGGCTGGTGGAGTGGGTGTGGGAACTCTATGGAAGAGGCCAACTTTTAGAGGCGGTTGACAAGGGACTTGTTAGTGTGGAATACAACGTTCGGGAGATGGAGTGTGTGATGATTGTTGGGCTGTGGTGCTGCCATCCTGATCCAACATGTCGGCCATCGATAAAGCAAGTGATGAGTGCTCTTAACTTTGAAGCTGCATTGCCTAATCTGCCGCCCACGTTGCCAGTGCCAATGTATTATATGCCTGCCTTCAGTATTAGCTCTCTTGATTCCTATTCTTCATCTTCCGTTGTTACAGGCAGCTCCACCACTGCTTCAACAACTTCAGCTAACTCTTCTACTTCTAAACCTCTGTTAAAATTTTCTGTTGGTGATTAA
- the LOC133794119 gene encoding L-type lectin-domain containing receptor kinase IX.1-like — protein sequence MIVSIHPCSHLILKTTFLLLLSLTNNTDSLKFNFTKFQTKELKDITFQGDASAFNESLKLTKVDGQGISLHNSVGRASYSKPVQLWDKDTGEVTDFTAGFSFVIKANDTESRFGDGISFFIAPFDSDIPANSGGGYLALFSAENANDSSQNNPIVAVEFDSYENRWDPSSNHIGINVNSIISERNVLWNSSIKDGRVANALVSFNPSTSILGVFLTYNGTPFNSTMDNQLQHRVNMKDVLPEKVRIGFSAATGVSFETHNILSWSFSSSLEIKGKGNAGLWIGLGIGLVVLICGLLVIWFILKRRRAARRMEEEEYDDSIDGEFGETGPKRFTYRELNYATNNFSEEGKLGQGGFGGVYRGLLAESNTEVAVKRISKGSTQGKKEYVSEVKIISRLRHRNLVQLIGWCHTKGEFLLVYEFLPNGSLDNHLFGGKPTLTWAVRHRIAIGLASSLLYLHEEWEQCVVHRDIKSSNIMLDSNFNAKLGDFGLARLADHESGLQTTMLAGTMGYMAPECVTTGKASKESDVYSFGVVALEICCGRKPVIRNAEPSQVSLVEWVWDMYGKDQVLEAADMRLSEEFDERQMESLMVTGLWCCHPDPIFRPNIKQVVSVLNFEAPLPTLPSKLPRPMYFAPSFNISSTSYTSSTTTRSTHDRFQYSSSNYVSDSSTSSDPSRPLRFSET from the coding sequence ATGATAGTTTCCATCCACCCATGTTCACACTTGATTCTTAAGACCACTTTCTTATTGCTTCTGAGCCTGACAAACAATACAGACTCACTTAAGTTCAACTTCACTAAGTTTCAAACAAAGGAACTGAAAGATATTACCTTCCAAGGTGATGCTTCTGCTTTTAATGAATCTCTCAAACTCACTAAAGTTGATGGTCAAGGCATTTCCCTTCATAATAGTGTTGGCCGGGCCTCGTATTCAAAACCAGTGCAGCTTTGGGATAAAGACACAGGCGAAGTCACAGATTTCACTGCTGGCTTCTCTTTTGTGATCAAAGCAAATGACACTGAGAGCAGGTTTGGGGATGGAATCTCCTTCTTCATTGCGCCTTTTGACTCCGACATCCCTGCTAATTCAGGAGGTGGATATCTTGCTCTTTTCAGTGCTGAAAATGCAAATGACTCCAGCCAAAACAATCCTATTGTTGCAGTTGAGTTTGATAGTTATGAAAATCGATGGGATCCAAGCTCTAATCACATAGGGATCAATGTAAACTCCATTATATCAGAAAGAAATGTGTTGTGGAATAGTAGCATTAAAGATGGAAGAGTAGCAAATGCCTTGGTGAGTTTTAACCCCAGTACTAGTATTTTAGGTGTCTTTCTAACTTATAATGGAACTCCCTTCAACAGTACAATGGACAACCAGCTTCAACATCGGGTGAATATGAAGGATGTCTTACCAGAAAAGGTCCGAATTGGTTTCTCTGCAGCCACTGGGGTCTCATTTGAAACGCATAACATTCTTTCTTGGTCCTTCAGTTCAAGCCTGGAGATTAAAGGAAAAGGCAACGCAGGTTTGTGGATTGGTTTAGGCATTGGTCTCGTCGTTTTGATTTGTGGACTGCTAGTGATTTGGTTTATCTTAAAGAGAAGAAGGGCTGCAAGGAGAATGGAAGAGGAGGAATACGATGATTCCATTGATGGTGAATTTGGAGAAACTGGACCTAAGAGGTTTACTTACAGAGAATTAAACTATGCAACAAACAACTTTTCTGAGGAAGGGAAGCTTGGACAGGgaggatttggaggtgtttacaGAGGTCTGTTAGCAGAATCCAATACAGAAGTGGCGGTTAAGAGGATATCTAAAGGATCAACGCAGGGAAAAAAGGAGTATGTTTCTGAGGTGAAAATCATTAGTCGTTTGAGACACAGAAATTTGGTTCAACTCATTGGTTGGTGCCACACGAAAGGTGAGTTCCTTCTTGTCTATGAATTTTTGCCCAATGGTAGCCTTGATAACCATCTCTTTGGAGGGAAACCAACACTAACATGGGCAGTAAGACATAGAATAGCTATTGGCTTAGCTTCGTCCTTGTTGTATCTTCATGAAGAATGGGAACAGTGTGTTGTGCATAGAGATATCAAGTCAAGCAATATAATGTTAGATTCAAACTTCAATGCCAAGCTAGGAGATTTTGGCCTAGCCCGGCTTGCAGACCATGAGTCAGGTTTACAAACAACAATGTTAGCAGGCACCATGGGTTACATGGCCCCGGAATGTGTCACTACTGGGAAGGCTAGTAAAGAATCTGATGTCTATAGCTTTGGAGTGGTTGCCCTTGAAATCTGCTGTGGAAGAAAACCAGTTATAAGAAATGCAGAACCAAGCCAAGTAAGCCTTGTGGAGTGGGTGTGGGACATGTACGGAAAAGATCAAGTCCTTGAAGCAGCTGACATGAGATTAAGTGAGGAATTTGATGAGAGGCAGATGGAGAGCTTGATGGTAACTGGGTTATGGTGTTGCCATCCAGATCCCATATTCAGGCCTAATATCAAACAAGTGGTGAGCGTTCtaaattttgaagctccattgCCTACCCTGCCATCCAAGTTGCCAAGGCCAATGTATTTTGCTCCTTCATTCAATATCAGTTCTACCTCTTATACATCATCTACCACTACAAGGTCCACTCACGATCGATTTCAGTATTCATCAAGCAATTATGTCTCAGATTCATCAACATCATCAGACCCCTCAAGACCCTTGAGATTCTCAGAAACTTAA
- the LOC133794126 gene encoding uncharacterized protein LOC133794126, translating into MATKYIDGEGWVSKAAKDNYEKMIEIRDTLQSQSSTNASASSTIPREDDDIILVETVFGRRRGFQPGLGRRIRTRANCEAAEVPQPAQPPPFAQDMQEVRERLRAIEEHLARIGGVSGSGSSQQGPGADPTTPS; encoded by the exons ATGGCGACTAAGTACATAGACGGGGAAGGTTGGGTGAGCAAGGCAGCAAAAGATAACTAT GAAAAGATGATAGAGATACGTGACACTCTGCAGTCACAATCATCTACGAACGCCTCTGCCTCGAGTACTATCCCGAGAGAAGATGATGACATTATTCTTGTTGAGACGGTCTTTGGACGTCGTCGAGGCTTTCAGCCGGGTCTTGGTCGTAGGATTCGCACGAGGGCGAATTGTGAAGCGGCTGAGGTACCTCAACCAGCCCAACCACCTCCGTTCGCACAAGACATGCAAGAGGTGAGGGAGCGACTCCGAGCCATAGAGGAGCACTTGGCTAGGATTGGTGGAGTCTCGGGATCTGGATCTTCTCAGCAAGGTCCTGGTGCCGATCCTACAACACCtagttaa